Part of the Halogeometricum sp. S3BR5-2 genome, GTCCTCCCCGAGGACGAGCGATTCGAGCCCCGCCGCGACCCGCATCAGGTGGCGGAGGCTCTCCTCGTGGTCCATCTGGACGACGACGCCGTCGCGGACGTCGGGAGCGAAGTCGGAGAGCGCGCGCCGTCCGGCGGCCTGCGCGTCGGTGACGACGTACGCCTCCGCGCGGTTACACGTCTGCAGGACGAACGCCTCGGAGACGCCCTCGCGCGAGAGGAGGGTGCCGACGGCGGAGCGAACGTCCTCGCCGGACGCGGACTCTATCTCGTCGACGGTCGCGCGTTCGTGAGAGACGCGAACGCCGGAGATGACTCCTGCGCTCCTCATCGTTCACCTCCTCCAGTGTTACGTATCACTCGGTCTGCCTCTTGGCGGGCCTTGGATTTCCCCGTACGTAAAGCCTTCCAAACCCGCTCCGACCGCACGACGGCGCGCACCGCGTCCCGCCGTTCTCGGGGGGTGCGGTCGCTCTCCCGCAGTTCCGTTCGAAGCCGTCCCGTCAGGTCGGCCATCGCCCCCGCGCCCTCGAGTTCGGTCTCGATTCGCTCGCGCAGATGTTTCGCGAGGGCGGGACTCGCTCCGCCCGTCGAAATCGCGACCCGCACGTCGCCGTCCTCGACGGTGGCGGGGACGACGACGCTCCGGGCGTGGCGCTCCTCGTCGCCGCTCGCGTCCGCGCGGTTCACAAGCGCGCCGGCCTCCCGGGCGGCGCGTTCGGCGGCGTCGTTCACCGCCCCGTCGTCCGTCGCGGCGACGACTAACGCGGGGTCGTACCGGGCGACCCAGTCGGCCACCTCCGCGGGCGCCGGCGACGCCTCTATCAAGTCGGCGCCGCCGTAGTCGTCCGCCTCGAACTCGAACGACGGCGCGACGACGGTCACGTCCGCCTCGCGGGCGAAGCGCCGCGCCTTCCGCGCGCCGACGGCGCCGCCGCCGAAGACGAGCACCGATTCCTCCGTGAAGTCGTGGTACAGCGGTATCACCGATTTCGTTCCTCCCGCTCGCTCGTTCGTCTCTTTCCGTGTTCGCTCCCCTCCGCGTCCGCGCTTCCGTCCGCGTCCGTGGCTCTCACGCGATTCACTCCGTGTTCGCCTCGGCCCGTTCGTCCATTCTGATTCCCGTCTTCTTCAGGATGCGCGTCGAGAACAGCGTGTCCCAGTCGCCCTGCTCTTCGGCCGTGGTCCGCGGGCCGACGTCCCAGTGCTCGGCCATCACCTCGCGGACCCGTTCGATGCGCTCCTCGCTCTCCGCCTCGGAGCGCCCGTGCGTCATGGCGAAGAAGTTGTACGGCCAGACGCCCTCGTGGCGGGGCCGCCGGTAGCAGTGCGTCACGAAGTCCAGGGAGGCGACGGCGGGGCCGACGTCCTCGACCGCGTCGTCGGGAACGTCCCAGACGGTCATCCCGTTCTCGGTGTAGCCGAGAGCGTAGTGGTTCGGGATGACGCCCACCCGGCGAATCTTCCCTTCCAGTTCGAACCGCTTTATCGTCCGGACGACCCAGTCGGTCTCCGCGCCCAGCGCCGCCGCCACGTCGGCGTACGGCGTCTCCGTCACCGGAAGGCCGCCCTGAATCTCCAACACGAGGTCGCGTTCGGCGGGCGTCAGCGTCCGGCGGTCCTCGGGTTCCACGTCGGGTCCGAGATGCGAGAGGTCCACGTCGCCCGCCGGAATCGGGCCGTCGAGCATGAACTTCGCCTCGACGCGGAACTCGTCCTGCTTCGGGAGGTTGTACGTCTCTTGGCCCGTCTCCGCCTCTATCTCCGCGAGCACCTCGTCGACGCGGTCCTCGTCGGCGACGCTCACGACGAACCACATGTTGAGGTGTGGGTGTTCGCGCTCGTAGTTGTGTGCGACCTCCCGGTGGGCGTTCACCAGTTCCGCCACCTCCTCGAAGCGGTCCTCGGGGGCGTGCATGGCGACCAGCGTCGCCGTGCCGCCTATCTCCTCGGCGTTGACGAGGGCGCCGAAGCGCGTCAGCACGCCCGCCTCGTCGAGGGCGCGGACGCGGTCGAGGAGGTCCGCGGCGCTCACGTCGACTCCGCGTTCTCGAAGCGCCGCCGCGGCCGGTTCGAACGGCCGCTCGACCGCGGGGAACCCTCCTTGGAAGGCGTTGACGACGGCTCGGTCGAGGTCCGTCAACTCGGCTCTGTCGACGTCGGCCCTGCTCATGGTCGACTCTCGGAAGTCCGCGAGGATAAGCGTCTCGGAGCGGGCGGTCGGGCCCCTCGGAGAAGGTGGTTCACTACCTCGTCTCAGACGACACCGAACCGAAAACGTGCGGTTAGCTATAGGCGAACGCGGCGCCGGCCTCGACTCGCCGCCCCCGTCCCTGTCGCCTCGTCAGGGGACTGGCGTCACGCGGTCGACCCTGTCGAGGGATTCGAGGTCGGAGACGAGGGCGTCCTGGTCGACGTTCGCCTCGTAGTAGAACACGAGGTCGAAGGTGCCGTCGCGGAGGAGTTGCTGACACTCCCAGACGAACTCCTCGTCGTCGAGGGTGAGTCCCTGAAACTGGTTCGAGGAGAAGTCGGTGTCGTCGTTGCCGGCGTAGATGTACGTCTCGCCCTTCCCCGCGCGCCCGGCGATGACTTCGTTGATGTCGACGGTGAGTTCCTGCATCTCCAGGTCCTCGTCGCTGCCGAGGTCGGTGTGGACGACGGCGCCGAGGAGTTCGATGTCGCCGGGTTCCAGGAGCGCCAGCGTGCGTTTGTAGAGGTCGTCGTCTACGGTCTCGCTCATACGCGAGGATGGACGACGGAGGATAAACGGGTGGCGGTTCGTCGCGACGCCGCGAGCGCGGCGCTCCGAGTTCTCCGCTCCCGACCGCCCACAACAGTTATCAGATGGTAGGATAGTAGATATGGACTGAACGTGGCGGGAGAACGAAAAGAAACATACGTCTCGGAAGGGTTTCCCCTCCAATGAGACAGTGGCTTCGTCGACAGTTCAACGGCGCCTACGAGCGCACGCTCCGCCGTGAACTCGGAAACGGCCCCGCGCACGTCGCCATCATCCAGGACGGCAACCGCCGGTACGCACGGAACCACGGCGACGACGCGCCCGACGGGCACAAGGCGGGCGCGAAGACGACCGAGCGAGTGCTCGATTGGTGCGACGAGGCCGGCGTCGAGGAACTGACGCTGTACGCCTTCTCGACGGAGAACTTCGACCGCCCCGACGACGAACTCGAACCGCTGTTCGACCTCATCGAGTCGAAACTGTACGAGTTCGCGGACGCCGAACGCGTCCACGACTCCGAGGTGCGCATCTGCGCCATCGGACAGACGGACCGCCTCCCGGACCGCCTCGGCGAGGCCATCGACTACGCGGAGGGGAAAACCGGCCACTACGACGGCTTCCGCCTCAACATCGCCCTCGCGTACGGCGGCCGGGCCGAACTGCTCGGCGCCGCCCGCGACGTGGCCCGCGACGTGCAGACGGGCGACCTCTCGGCGTCGGACGTCTCCCTCGACGCGATAGACGAACGGCTCTGCCGCCGCCCCGCCCGCGACGTGGACCTCATCATCCGCACCGGCGGCGACGAGCGCACCTCGAACTTCCTCCCGTGGCACGCCAACGGCAACGAGGCGGCCGTCTACTTCTGTGCGCCCTACTGGCCGGAGTTCTCGAAGGTGGACTTCCTCCGCGGCCTCCGGACGTACGAGTCCCGCGAGAAATCCTGGCAGCGCACGCGGACCGAGCGAGCGGTCGCACTCGTCCGCTCCGCGGCCGAGACCGAGTTGGCGGAGGCGAAAACCGTCGCCGGTCGCCTGCGCGAGCAGTTGCCCTCCGCCGGCGCCGAGCGAGTCGTCGCCGAGTTGGAGCGACAGGACGACGCCGCGGAGTTCGAACGGCAGAAAGAGACGGCCGAGTTGGCGGACTGATACGGTCGCAACCGCTCCGAACACGGTGTTTTTTCGGCTTCCGCGACTGCGACGTGTCACTCACGAACTGAACGAAACACATTTCGTCACAGAGCGTCGACAAGTCATCCATGCGCCTGCCCTCCTCCGCCCTTGGCAGAGCAACGCTGCTACTCGTCGCTCTGCTGGTCGTACTGCCGGTTGCGGGCCTCACCACGTACGTCACTCTCCCAGTGGCGCTCGTCCTTCTGCTGGGATACGTGGTGAGACAGCGTTCTCAGTAGCGAAGGCGAGTTCGCAGCGTTCTCGCGGCGAGGTTCGGTCTACCGGCCGAATTTCCGTTGCTCGCTCCGTTCGCAACGGCGTTCGGTCTATCGACCGAACCGCCGCTGTCGGTTCTGGTAGTCCAGGACGGCCCGCAGATAGTCCCGCTTCCTGAAGTCCCGCCAGTTCACGTCCGTGAAGTACAGTTCCGAGTAGACGGACTGCCAGATCATGAAATCCGAGAGGCGTTCGGCGCCCGTCTTGATGAGCAGGTCGGGTTCGTCGGGGAAGACGAGTCGCTCCTCGACGTGGTCGGCGCCGATGTCCTCCGGGGAGATGTCGCCGGCCTCCACGTCCTCGGCGATGTCGCGCACCGCGTCGGCGAACTCGCGCTTGCCGCCGAGGCCGATGCTCACCTGTACGGGTTCGTCGGCGCGTTCCCTGTCGCCCGGACCGCGGACGGCGACGGGGCGGGGTGACTCCACCTCGCGGAGTTCGCGTTCGAGCGTTTCGACGACGGCCTCGTCGAGGACGCTCACCGAGACGGTGACGCGTTCGGCGCCGAACTCGAACGCCCACTCGAGGAACTGTGACAGGGTCTCGTAGGCCCCCTGTTCGAGCAGGTCGCGTTCGGTGATGACGACGGCGACGTGTGAGGGAGGGTCCGCATCGTGTCGCCGGAGTCGGTAGGCGAGGTAACCATCGTACAGTCCCACGGTAGCCGATGCGTCCCCCCGTCGCTAAATCCCTCCGATTCGGGCGTTCGGCCCCGGAGCGCGACCCGCCGGCCGCCGCGCGGTCGCACGGCCTCGCGGCCGAATGGGCCATGTCGGGAGGGTTAAGTGCGCGTCGGAGATACCCGACTGTGTGCAATCGACGCTCCGGCGGGCGGGCGGCTTCGCCGCTGTGGGGACGCTAGCGCTCGCCGCACCGGTGCTGGAGGCGGCGGCGTTCGCCCCGTTCGCGGCCGTCGCCCTCCTCGCGGCGTTCGTCGTGAACGACGGCCCCCTGTTCGAGGTGTTCGCCCGGCCGGGCGACCATCAGGACGGCCGCCTCAACGGCCTCGCGGGGTTCGCGCTCGCCGCCGCCGGACTCGCCATCCTCGTCGCGGCGATGGACATGCCCGTCGACCTGTTCGTCGCCACCGTGCTCGTCATCTCCTACGGCAACCTCGGCAAGCAGGCGGTCGCCGCCGTCTCCGACGACCCCTTCCTCGGCACCT contains:
- a CDS encoding DUF5778 family protein, which translates into the protein MSETVDDDLYKRTLALLEPGDIELLGAVVHTDLGSDEDLEMQELTVDINEVIAGRAGKGETYIYAGNDDTDFSSNQFQGLTLDDEEFVWECQQLLRDGTFDLVFYYEANVDQDALVSDLESLDRVDRVTPVP
- a CDS encoding undecaprenyl diphosphate synthase family protein → MGLYDGYLAYRLRRHDADPPSHVAVVITERDLLEQGAYETLSQFLEWAFEFGAERVTVSVSVLDEAVVETLERELREVESPRPVAVRGPGDRERADEPVQVSIGLGGKREFADAVRDIAEDVEAGDISPEDIGADHVEERLVFPDEPDLLIKTGAERLSDFMIWQSVYSELYFTDVNWRDFRKRDYLRAVLDYQNRQRRFGR
- the uppS gene encoding polyprenyl diphosphate synthase, with product MRQWLRRQFNGAYERTLRRELGNGPAHVAIIQDGNRRYARNHGDDAPDGHKAGAKTTERVLDWCDEAGVEELTLYAFSTENFDRPDDELEPLFDLIESKLYEFADAERVHDSEVRICAIGQTDRLPDRLGEAIDYAEGKTGHYDGFRLNIALAYGGRAELLGAARDVARDVQTGDLSASDVSLDAIDERLCRRPARDVDLIIRTGGDERTSNFLPWHANGNEAAVYFCAPYWPEFSKVDFLRGLRTYESREKSWQRTRTERAVALVRSAAETELAEAKTVAGRLREQLPSAGAERVVAELERQDDAAEFERQKETAELAD
- a CDS encoding Lrp/AsnC family transcriptional regulator, coding for MSRADVDRAELTDLDRAVVNAFQGGFPAVERPFEPAAAALRERGVDVSAADLLDRVRALDEAGVLTRFGALVNAEEIGGTATLVAMHAPEDRFEEVAELVNAHREVAHNYEREHPHLNMWFVVSVADEDRVDEVLAEIEAETGQETYNLPKQDEFRVEAKFMLDGPIPAGDVDLSHLGPDVEPEDRRTLTPAERDLVLEIQGGLPVTETPYADVAAALGAETDWVVRTIKRFELEGKIRRVGVIPNHYALGYTENGMTVWDVPDDAVEDVGPAVASLDFVTHCYRRPRHEGVWPYNFFAMTHGRSEAESEERIERVREVMAEHWDVGPRTTAEEQGDWDTLFSTRILKKTGIRMDERAEANTE
- a CDS encoding precorrin-2 dehydrogenase/sirohydrochlorin ferrochelatase family protein → MIPLYHDFTEESVLVFGGGAVGARKARRFAREADVTVVAPSFEFEADDYGGADLIEASPAPAEVADWVARYDPALVVAATDDGAVNDAAERAAREAGALVNRADASGDEERHARSVVVPATVEDGDVRVAISTGGASPALAKHLRERIETELEGAGAMADLTGRLRTELRESDRTPRERRDAVRAVVRSERVWKALRTGKSKARQEADRVIRNTGGGER